Proteins found in one Luteimonas chenhongjianii genomic segment:
- the ribD gene encoding bifunctional diaminohydroxyphosphoribosylaminopyrimidine deaminase/5-amino-6-(5-phosphoribosylamino)uracil reductase RibD, giving the protein MTDFTADDHRFMARALYLAERGAWTTRPNPMVGCVLVAAGEPVGEGFHVHKGGPHAEVVALQAAGERARGATAYVTLEPCAHTGSTGPCADALIAAGVSRVVAAMRDPFPQVDGAGFDRLRAAGVEVASGLMEPQARALNRGFLSRIERGRPWLRVKLGCSLDGRTAMANGDSKWITGAASRRDVMRWRARAGALLTGSGTVLADDPRLTVRLEPEAPFAPPLRVVLDAGLATIARGNVRDGAAPTLYVHARDAKPPQGFAAPRLAVARGADGQLDLQAVLAALAEGGINEVQVEAGATLSGAFLRAGLVDELLLYIAPVLLGERGRPMFDGLGIESMAQRLHLETVDTRRIGDDFRILLRPAV; this is encoded by the coding sequence ATGACCGACTTCACCGCCGACGACCACCGTTTCATGGCCCGCGCGCTGTATCTGGCCGAGCGGGGGGCCTGGACCACTCGTCCCAACCCGATGGTCGGCTGCGTGCTGGTCGCGGCGGGCGAGCCTGTCGGCGAAGGCTTCCACGTGCACAAGGGCGGCCCCCACGCCGAGGTGGTCGCATTGCAGGCGGCCGGTGAACGTGCGCGGGGCGCGACCGCTTACGTGACGCTCGAGCCCTGCGCGCATACCGGAAGCACCGGGCCCTGCGCGGACGCGCTGATCGCGGCGGGTGTCTCGCGCGTGGTCGCGGCGATGCGCGATCCGTTTCCGCAGGTCGACGGGGCCGGGTTCGACCGGCTGCGGGCGGCCGGCGTCGAGGTGGCGTCCGGCCTGATGGAGCCGCAGGCGCGCGCGCTCAACCGTGGCTTTCTTTCGCGCATCGAGCGCGGACGGCCCTGGCTGCGGGTCAAGCTCGGCTGCAGCCTCGATGGCCGCACCGCGATGGCCAATGGCGATTCGAAATGGATCACCGGCGCGGCCTCGCGCCGGGACGTGATGCGCTGGCGCGCCCGCGCCGGCGCGCTGCTGACCGGCAGCGGCACGGTGCTGGCCGACGACCCCCGGCTCACCGTGCGCCTCGAGCCGGAGGCGCCGTTCGCCCCGCCGCTGCGCGTCGTGCTGGACGCGGGCCTGGCGACGATCGCGCGCGGCAATGTGCGCGATGGCGCCGCGCCGACGCTCTATGTGCATGCCCGCGATGCCAAGCCGCCGCAGGGCTTCGCGGCGCCTCGCCTCGCCGTCGCGCGCGGGGCCGACGGCCAGCTCGATCTGCAGGCGGTCCTCGCAGCGCTGGCCGAGGGCGGCATCAACGAGGTCCAGGTCGAGGCGGGCGCGACGCTGTCGGGCGCGTTCCTGCGCGCCGGACTCGTCGACGAACTCCTGCTCTACATCGCCCCGGTCTTGCTGGGCGAACGCGGCCGGCCGATGTTCGACGGCCTCGGCATCGAATCGATGGCGCAGCGGCTGCATCTGGAGACTGTCGACACGCGCCGGATCGGTGACGACTTCAGGATCCTGCTCCGTCCCGCTGTCTGA